A single region of the Fusarium fujikuroi IMI 58289 draft genome, chromosome FFUJ_chr05 genome encodes:
- a CDS encoding probable homogentisate 1,2-dioxygenase, producing MVAAIKRREPATDPQKVFHYTDLQRTKPTRENDPYEYQAGWGNRHQSEVIPGTLPAGQNNPQDRGFGLYTEGITYSAFAAPRGLNMSTYMYRARPSAAHQGYSSIETKSHIENCFLSLNPKVEPLYQQAEWSPFPLPKDDETIDFTDGLHTLAGSGDPNLRQGIAVYVYMINASMINKAYCNTDGDFLITPQLGIIDIQTELGRLFVQPGEICVIQRGVRFRINLAEGVPVARGHIAEVWGSMWELPDLGPIGGHGLANPRDFLYPVAHIDEDLHVPFKIVVKNNGKHVVISQDHSPFDVVAWHGNAVPYKYDLTKFASQNSTSIDHTDPSINTVLTAKSFDPHVPLADYLWFGPRWDVASNSLRAPYYHRNSATEMLACIYGAGLGRSDDFLPGGCSYEGGHTPHGGFGEEYITEAILQHNEPRRILENQMTIMVESSRTFLFTEYAREICGVLHKQATDYRVWDNLPDRFSAHPLTKQLLERVAKDKVNQKKAVDYYHSVQLLDAKGQPTQVLPPLETNGHAKISAVDAAVWN from the exons ATGGTCGCCGCTATCAAGAGACGTGAGCCCGCCACAGATCCCCAGAAAGTCTTCCACTACACAGACCTCCAGCGCACCAAACCTACCCGCGAGAATGACCCCTACGAGTACCAAGCAGGCTGGGGTAACCGCCATCAATCAGAGGTCATCCCCGGCACTCTCCCCGCCGGCCAAAACAACCCTCAAGACAGAGGTTTTGGTCTGTACACTGAGGGTATCACCTACTCTGCTTTCGCAGCTCCTCGCGGCCTCAACATGAGCACGTACATGTATCGCGCTCGACCATCAGCTGCTCATCAGGGATACTCCAGCATTGAGACAAAGTCTCATATTGAGAACTGTTTTTTGTCGTTGAATCCCAAGGTTGAGCCTTTGTATCAGCAGGCGGAGTGGTCGCCTTTTCCACTGCCgaaggatgatgagacgATTGACTTTACGGATGGGTTACATACACTTGCTGGAAGTGGTGATCCCAATCTTCGTCAGGGCATCGCTGTGTATGTTTACATGATCAATGCTTCTATGATCAACAAGGCATATTGCAACACAGACGGTGACTTTCTCATCACTCCTCAACTCGGCATCATAGACATCCAAACCGAGTTGGGTCGTCTCTTCGTCCAGCCGGGCGAGATTTGCGTTATCCAGCGTGGTGTACGTTTCCGAATCAATCTAGCAGAGGGCGTCCCCGTTGCTCGTGGCCATATCGCTGAAGTCTGGGGATCTATGTGGGAGCTGCCTGACTTGGGACCCATCGGAGGACATGGCCTGGCAAACCCACGAGACTTTCTATATCCTGTTGCTCATATTGACGAGGATCTACACGTGCCTTTCAAGATTGTTGTGAAGAACAACGGAAAGCATGTTGTCATCAGTCAGGATCATAGTCCGTTTGACGTTGTTGCATGGCATGGGAATGCAGTTCCCTACAAG TACGATTTGACAAAGTTTGCATCTCAGAATAGTACCAGCATCGATCACACAGACCCAAGCATCAACACCGTTCTTACAGCAAAGTCATTCGATCCTCACGTTCCGCTCGCAGACTATCTCTGGTTCGGCCCTCGGTGGGACGTGGCTAGTAACTCTTTGCGAGCACCTTACTATCACAGAAACAGCGCAACTGAGATGCTGGCATGTATCTATGGAGCAGGTCTCGGTCGGTCCGATGACTTCTTGCCCGGTGGCTGTAGTTACGAAGGCGGACATACTCCACATGGTGGATTCGGTGAGGAGTATATCACTGAAGCTATCTTGCAGCACAATGAACCACGCAGAATCTTAGAGA ATCAAATGACCATCATGGTTGAGTCATCTCGCACATTCCTGTTCACAGAGTATGCTCGAGAGATCTGTGGTGTTCTTCACAAACAAGCCACGGATTACCGGGTTTGGGATAATCTTCCCGATCGTTTCTCAGCACATCCTTTGACcaaacagcttcttgagcgtGTTGCAAAGGATAAGGTGAACCAGAAGAAGGCGGTTGACTACTATCATTCTGTTCAATTGCTCGATGCCAAGGGCCAGCCTACGCAAGTCCTGCCTCCTCTCGAGACTAATGGCCATGCAAAGATTAGTGCAGTCGATGCAGCGGTTTGGAATTAG